A stretch of Prunus dulcis chromosome 6, ALMONDv2, whole genome shotgun sequence DNA encodes these proteins:
- the LOC117630041 gene encoding enhancer of mRNA-decapping protein 4 yields the protein MASSGNPNPPPQQQPQPFDMQKFFKPTNPTPLSPQSQTQNNSNQNPNPNLSSSSFPIPPASFPPPSGPYSYPPQTAPFHHHQFQYHPHPQAHPHSNHPQIPYSPQDHHLLHQRSLSFPTPPLQPPSTYNIATAPSNPSNNNSSTSNSNPNSGARIMALLGAPSGNLELSAALPELSVPPGVSIVPTIPMGIPPTGPTRMPSNKLPKGRHLIGDNVVYDVDVRLQGEFQPQLEVTPITKYGSDPQLVLGRQIAVNKSYICYGLKQGNIRVLNIHTALRSLFRAHTQRVTDMAFFAEDVHLLASVSVEGRLFVWKISEGPDEEGTPQITGKVVIAIQIVGEGEAVHPRVCWHCHKQEVLVVGFGKRVLRIDTTKVVKGEVPSADEPLKCPVEKLIDGVQFVGKHDGEVTDLSMCQWMTTRLVSASMDGTIKIWEDRKAQPLLVLRPYDGHPVYSSTFVTAPHQPDHIILITVGPLNREVKIWSSASEEGWLLPSDAESWKCTQTLELKSSAEPRVEEAFFNQVIALSQAGLLLLANAKKNAIYAVHLEFGPDPAATRMDYIAEFTVTMPILSFTGTSISPHGEQIVQVYCVQTLAIQQYALELSKCLPPPLDNVGLEKSDSNISREPSGAEGFALDLSGSKPTEMLLANSNSALKQTIQDSSSEGAVSVRYPVSSSSVEATTSKDITTSSTESRPVAMASATSDSDVVFVASPPIPLSPRLSRKLSGLRSPTDGSEPGRTLNEHGGDQQVNDYSVDRQLDSVRSNLSDVPAVDDDSRNIEQKVGQDDLSSVLNPPIMFKHPTHLITPSEILMAASSSEGTNPIDSKNEGEANIQDVIVNSDMGNAEVEVKVVGEARSTQNDEFGSQGEPQNVVSENKEKFFCSQASDLGIEMARECCAISAETYTTDEARQGDDSSMTEPLAQSNAGDEDQESAKDVSGPCTTPPVFQSHTQTTKVKKQKWKNSQASGQSSPSPSVLNSIDSNNEPGGSSSPPSAEAAFPQIMAMQDTINQLLTMQKELQKQMTMMVAVPVTKEGRRLEAALGRSMEKAVKANNDALWARFQEENAKNEKLLRDRNQQITSLINNFMNKDFPVMLEKMVKKELAVIGPAVARAITPAIEKAIPPAISDSFQRGVGDKAVNQLEKSVNSKLEATVSRQIQAQFQTSGKQALQDALKSSMEASVVPAFEKSCKAMFEQVDATFQKGMLEHTNAAQQHFDSAHSPLALALREAISSASSVTQTLSGEVADGQRKLIALAAARTSSSAVNPLVTQLTNGPLGGLHEKVEVPLDPTKELSRLVSERKYEEAFTGALQRSDVTIVSWLCSQVDLHGVLLLNPLPLSQGVLLSLLQQLACDISNDTSRKVAWMTDVAAAINPVNQMIAVHVRPVFEQVYQILHHQHSLPTISSAELASIRLLMHVINSMLMACK from the exons ATGGCTTCTTCTGGGAATCCAAATCCACCGCCCCAGCAGCAACCCCAACCCTTTGACATGCAGAAATTCTTTAAACCCACAAACCCAACGCCACTCTCGCCCCAATCCCAAACCCAGAACAATTCaaaccaaaaccctaaccctaatttGAGTTCCTCTTCGTTCCCAATCCCACCCGCCTCTTTCCCCCCGCCCTCTGGCCCTTACTCGTACCCTCCCCAGACGGCACCGTTTCACCACCACCAATTCCAATACCACCCTCACCCTCAGGCCCACCCCCACAGTAACCATCCCCAAATCCCTTACTCTCCTCAAGACCACCACTTGCTCCACCAGAGGTCTCTCTCATTTCCCACGCCACCCCTCCAACCCCCCTCTACTTACAACATTGCCACGGCCCCTTCCAACCCTAGCAACAACAACAGTAGCACCTCCAATTCGAACCCCAATTCGGGTGCTCGAATCATGGCGCTTCTCGGCGCTCCATCTGGCAATCTAGAGTTGTCGGCTGCTCTGCCCGAGTTATCCGTCCCCCCAGGGGTCTCGATCGTGCCCACTATCCCTATGGGGATTCCACCCACTGGCCCCACTCGAATGCCGAGCAATAAGCTCCCTAAAGGCAGGCATTTGATTGGTGATAATGTGGTTTACGATGTGGATGTTAGGTTGCAGGGTGAGTTTCAGCCACAGCTTGAAGTTACGCCGATTACCAAGTATGGTTCGGATCCTCAGCTTGTGCTGGGCCGCCAAATTGCTGTTAATAAGTCGTACATATGCTATGGATTGAAGCAGGGAAACATTCGGGTTTTGAATATACACACTGCATTGAGATCTTTGTTTCGAGCTCATACACAG AGGGTCACAGACATGGCTTTCTTTGCTGAGGATGTTCACCTTTTGGCTAG TGTGAGTGTAGAAGGACGGCTTTTTGTATGGAAGATTTCTGAAGGTCCAGATGAAGAAGGTACACCACAAATCACAGGAAAGGTTGTTATTGCCATTCAAATAGTTGGAGAGGGGGAAGCTGTTCATCCACGAGTTTGTTGGCACTGCCATAAACAA GAGGTTTTGGTAGTTGGGTTTGGAAAGCGTGTATTAAGAATTGATACTACTAAAGTCGTGAAGGGTGAAGTCCCTTCTGCAGATGAGCCTCTCAAGTGTCCTGTTGAAAAGCTGATTGATGGAGTCCAATTTGTTGGTAAACATGATGGAGAAGTGACTGATTTGTCAATGTGCCAATGGATGACCACTCGTCTGGTTTCTGCTTCTATGGATGGAACA ATAAAGATATGGGAAGATCGCAAGGCACAACCACTTTTAGTATTGAGACCCTATGACGGCCATCCTGTTTATTCATCTACATTTGTGACAGCTCCCCACCAGCCAGATCATATTATACTTATCACAGTG GGGCCACTTAATCGGGAAGTGAAGATCTGGTCCTCGGCGAGTGAAGAAGGCTGGCTACTTCCCAGTGATGCTGAATCATGGAAATGTACTCAGACATTAGAGTTGAAGAGTTCTGCTGAACCCCGGGTTGAGGAGGCATTCTTTAATCAAGTCATAGCTTTGTCACAGGCTGGCCTTCTCTTACTTGCAAATGCTAAGAAGAATGCTATTTATGCTGTGCACTTAGAATTTGGTCCTGATCCAGCAGCAACGCGCATGGATTATATTGCAGAATTTACTGTTACCATGCCTATTTTGAGTTTTACCGGGACAAGTATTTCACCTCATGGTGAACAGATTGTCCAGGTTTATTGTGTCCAGACACTAGCCATTCAGCAGTATGCTCTGGAATTATCCAAGTGCTTGCCTCCACCTCTGGATAATGTGGGTTTAGAAAAGTCAGATTCCAATATTTCACGTGAACCATCAGGGGCTGAAGGATTTGCTTTGGATCTATCTGGAAGTAAACCCACAGAGATGCTGCTAGCTAATTCAAATTCGGCACTTAAACAAACCATACAAGATAGTAGTTCTGAGGGTGCAGTTTCCGTGAGGTATCCTGTAAGCTCTAGTTCTGTTGAGGCAACCACTTCGAAAGATATTACCACTTCAAGTACAGAATCAAGACCTGTTGCAATGGCATCAGCTACTAGTGATTCAgatgttgtttttgttgcatCACCGCCTATTCCCTTGAGTCCTAGGTTGTCTAGGAAACTTTCTGGTTTAAGAAGTCCAACAGATGGCTCTGAACCGGGTCGCACACTCAATGAGCATGGTGGAGACCAACAAGTCAATGATTACTCAGTTGACAGGCAATTGGACAGTGTTCGTTCAAACTTGTCAGATGTGCCTGCAGTGGATGATGATTCAAGAAATATTGAGCAGAAAGTTGGACAAGATGATTTATCTAGTGTGCTCAATCCTCCTATCATGTTCAAACATCCAACCCATCTTATAACTCCCTCTGAGATTTTAATGGCTGCTTCATCTTCTGAAGGTACTAATCCTATTGACAGCAAGAATGAAGGGGAGGCAAATATCCAAGATGTGATTGTTAACAGTGATATGGGTAATGCTGAGGTGGAGGTTAAAGTAGTGGGTGAAGCAAGATCTACTCAAAATGATGAATTTGGATCTCAAGGAGAACCTCAAAATGTTGTTTcagaaaacaaggaaaaattcTTTTGCTCCCAGGCATCAGATCTTGGAATTGAGATGGCCCGAGAATGCTGTGCAATATCAGCCGAAACATATACTACAGATGAAGCTCGGCAAGGTGATGATTCCAGCATGACAGAACCACTGGCCCAGTCTAATGCTGGAGACGAAGACCAGGAATCTGCAAAAGATGTATCTGGGCCATGTACCACCCCACCAGTTTTTCAATCGCATACACAAActacaaaagtgaaaaaacaGAAGTGGAAAAACTCTCAAGCATCAGGTCAATCTTCCCCATCACCAAGTGTGCTCAATTCAATAGATTCCAACAATGAACCAGGAGGGAGTTCAAGCCCCCCCTCTGCAGAAGCTGCATTTCCTCAAATTATGGCCATGCAGGATACGATTAATCAG CTACTGACTATGCAGAAAGAACTGCAAAAGCAGATGACAATGATGGTTGCAGTCCCAGTTACAAAGGAGGGGAGAAGATTAGAGGCGGCTCTTGGGCGGAGTATGGAGAAGGCTGTAAAGGCCAATAATGATGCTTTATGGGCTCGTTTTCAAGAAGAGAATGCAAAGAATGAGAAATTATTGCGAGACCGTAATCAGCAAATAACTAGCTTGATCAATAACTTCATGAACAAGGACTTTCCAGTCATGTTAGAGAAAATGGTGAAGAAGGAATTGGCGGTTATTGGACCAGCTGTTGCTCGTGCTATAACTCCAGCTATTGAGAAAGCAATACCTCCAGCTATTTCTGATTCCTTCCAG AGAGGAGTTGGTGATAAGGCCGTTAATCAATTGGAAAAATCGGTTAACTCAAAACTTGAAGCAACTGTTTCCAGGCAAATCCAGGCGCAGTTCCAAACTTCTGGCAAACAAGCTCTTCAG GATGCTCTTAAGTCTAGTATGGAAGCTTCAGTGGTACCTGCATTTGAGAAGTCATGTAAGGCCATGTTTGAGCAAGTAGATGCTACGTTCCAGAAAGGAATGTTAGAACATACAAATGCGGCACAACAACACTTTGATTCTGCACATTCGCCACTGGCACTTGCTTTAAGG GAAGCTATTAGTTCTGCATCATCGGTGACTCAAACCTTAAGCGGCGAAGTGGCTGATGGTCAACGTAAGCTAATAGCTCTTGCAGCTGCACGAACAAGCTCAAGTGCAGTAAATCCCCTGGTCACACAACTAACCAATGGACCTTTGGGTGGTCTCCATGAGAAG GTTGAGGTGCCTTTGGATCCAACAAAGGAGCTGTCTAGGTTGGTTTCTGAACGGAAGTATGAGGAGGCTTTCACTGGAGCTCTACAAAGAAGTGATGTGACCATCGTATCGTGGTTGTGCTCTCAG GTTGATCTGCATGGGGTATTGTTGCTGAATCCTCTTCCTCTTAGCCAAGGGgtgcttctctctcttttgcaACAGCTGGCCTGTGATATCAGCAATGATACATCGAGAAAAGTTGCGTGGATGACAGATGTGGCGGCTGCCATAAACCCAGTAAACCAAATGATTGCAGTGCATGTGCGGCCCGTCTTTGAGCAAGTTTATCAGATACTGCACCATCAACATAGCTTGCCTACAATCTCTAGTGCCGAGCTCGCAAGTATTAGACTTCTGATGCATGTTATCAACTCCATGCTGATGGCCTGTAAATGA
- the LOC117631789 gene encoding uncharacterized protein LOC117631789 has translation MCCCPSRVCMLCTCLILVVVLVGLLFGFGVFKNGFHKIKDTVNFCDPNVHGSYCGSTGRPFLGYTAPAPF, from the coding sequence ATGTGCTGCTGTCCAAGCAGAGTTTGCATGCTGTGCACTTGTTTGATACTGGTGGTGGTTTTGGTGGGgcttttgtttgggtttggaGTGTTCAAGAATGGCTTCCACAAGATCAAAGATACTGTGAATTTCTGTGATCCGAATGTTCATGGATCTTATTGTGGGTCTACTGGAAGACCCTTCTTGGGTTACACTGCACCTGCACCTTTCTAG
- the LOC117629620 gene encoding chaperone protein dnaJ 11, chloroplastic gives MFATLSLSASNPLSFTSLPKMPLPRQRHQLRVSAAGAFTETRPRSKASTSLYEVLRVNDNASQTEIKSAYRSLAKLYHPDASPSESDGRDFIEIHNAYATLSDPAARAMYDLSLSAHLQHRVRRRSSVGFRPDGFYPTRRWETDQCW, from the coding sequence ATGTTTGCaaccctctccctctctgccTCAAACCCTCTCTCTTTCACCTCTCTTCCCAAAATGCCCCTGCCTCGGCAGCGCCACCAGCTCAGGGTCTCCGCGGCTGGGGCTTTCACCGAGACCAGGCCGCGGTCCAAAGCCTCAACGAGTCTCTACGAGGTCCTCCGAGTCAACGACAACGCTTCTCAGACGGAGATCAAGTCGGCGTACCGGAGCTTGGCCAAGCTCTACCATCCCGACGCCTCGCCATCGGAATCGGACGGCCGAGATTTCATCGAGATTCACAACGCCTACGCCACGCTGTCCGATCCGGCGGCCAGGGCCATGTACGACCTGTCGTTGAGTGCTCATCTTCAGCATCGTGTTCGTCGGAGAAGCTCGGTCGGGTTTCGACCAGATGGGTTTTATCCGACCCGGAGGTGGGAAACGGACCAGTGCTGGTAG